In Actinomyces radicidentis, one genomic interval encodes:
- the hrpB gene encoding ATP-dependent helicase HrpB encodes MSPEQPTDRSDPVAALLTAPPNLPVVAGLPGLRTLLTGAGSSAVVTAPPGTGKTTLVPPLIADAVSPGGAAGRVIVTQPRRVAARAAARRLAELLGEPVGRTVGYAVRGDRKVSGATRIEVVTAGLLLRRLQHDPDLPGVAAVVLDEVHERSLDSDLLLALLVDARALRKDLVLVAMSATLDLARLPVMLAGPDGEAAPVLDVPSPLHPVEEVWAEPPSSAPRLGPRGVPREFLAHVAATTQRALADFPGDALVFLPGAREVDDVVARLRSTLPSSGAGAVDVLPLHGRLSASAQDAALRPSAPGGRRVVVSTNVAESSLTVPGVRIVVDGTLAREPRLDVARGISGLVTVGESRSAGVQRAGRAGREGPGVVLRCCSPVDWARAPQAPTPEILSADLTRTALELAVWGTPDGAGLAWIDDPPAPAMAVARETLNGLGLLDDDVTALGRAVGAVPAEVREARALLAAAERIGARRAAEATALLTADLRAPGSDLTALAQQVRDGGAASGAWRAEAQRLERAVKDHGRGGTGIGRSSGADSPSAAPGHVVPAPTTLADTVGLVAALAHPEWIARRRGPAPTPGEEATYATVGGTGLHLPRGTALSSAEWLAVAEVDRAPGRSDALIRAAAPVDEELALAVGAPWLVEEERTRWEGRRVRAERVRAIGAITLTATPISAPSPETIAAAVVDACRRDGLDLLPWDGDDHRAPGELRARLALLHDALGDPWPAMDDDALLARADEWLAPAVEAAAHRSKRFDLARLDLLSALRALLPWPEAGRLDELAPERVEVPSGSHVRVEYLDETGEGWRPLDRPVLAVRVQECFGWADTPRLADGRVPVLIHLLSPARRPVAVTDDLRSFWAGPYQDVRKELRGRYPKHAWPEDPWTAPAIRGTKKRG; translated from the coding sequence ATGAGCCCCGAGCAGCCCACGGACCGCAGCGACCCGGTCGCCGCCCTGCTCACCGCTCCCCCGAACCTGCCCGTCGTCGCGGGCCTGCCCGGGCTGCGCACGCTGCTCACCGGCGCCGGCTCCAGCGCCGTCGTCACCGCTCCGCCCGGCACGGGCAAGACGACCCTCGTCCCACCGCTCATCGCCGACGCCGTCTCCCCGGGCGGCGCCGCCGGCCGGGTCATCGTGACCCAGCCGCGCCGCGTGGCCGCCCGCGCCGCCGCCCGCCGCCTCGCCGAGCTCCTCGGTGAGCCGGTGGGCCGGACCGTCGGCTACGCCGTGCGCGGCGACCGCAAGGTCTCCGGCGCCACCCGCATCGAGGTCGTCACCGCCGGCCTCCTCCTTCGCCGCCTCCAGCACGACCCGGACCTCCCGGGCGTCGCCGCGGTCGTCCTCGACGAGGTCCACGAGCGCTCGCTGGACTCCGACCTCCTCCTCGCCCTCCTCGTCGACGCCCGGGCCCTGCGCAAGGACCTCGTCCTCGTCGCCATGTCCGCGACCCTCGACCTCGCCCGCCTTCCCGTCATGCTCGCGGGCCCCGACGGCGAGGCCGCGCCGGTCCTCGACGTCCCCTCACCCCTGCACCCCGTCGAGGAGGTCTGGGCGGAGCCGCCGTCGAGCGCCCCGCGCCTGGGCCCGCGCGGCGTCCCGCGGGAGTTCCTCGCACACGTCGCCGCCACCACCCAGCGGGCGCTAGCCGACTTCCCCGGGGACGCCCTCGTCTTCCTGCCGGGTGCCCGCGAGGTCGACGACGTCGTCGCCCGCCTCCGCTCGACCCTGCCCTCCTCCGGGGCGGGAGCCGTCGACGTCCTGCCCCTGCACGGACGCCTGTCCGCGAGCGCGCAGGACGCGGCGCTGCGACCGAGCGCGCCCGGCGGGCGCCGGGTCGTCGTCTCGACGAACGTCGCCGAGTCCTCCCTGACGGTGCCGGGCGTGCGGATCGTCGTCGACGGGACGCTGGCCCGCGAGCCGCGCCTCGACGTCGCCCGCGGCATCTCGGGGCTCGTGACGGTCGGCGAGTCGCGCTCGGCGGGGGTCCAGCGGGCCGGCCGCGCCGGGCGCGAGGGGCCGGGCGTCGTCCTGCGCTGCTGCTCGCCGGTGGACTGGGCGCGCGCCCCGCAGGCGCCGACGCCCGAGATCCTCTCCGCGGACCTCACCCGCACGGCCCTCGAGCTGGCCGTGTGGGGCACCCCCGACGGCGCCGGGCTGGCGTGGATCGACGACCCGCCCGCCCCGGCGATGGCGGTCGCACGGGAGACCCTGAACGGCCTGGGCCTGCTCGACGACGACGTGACGGCGCTGGGCCGGGCGGTCGGCGCGGTGCCCGCGGAGGTGCGCGAGGCCCGCGCCCTGCTCGCCGCAGCGGAGCGTATCGGGGCGCGGCGGGCCGCGGAGGCGACGGCGCTGCTCACCGCGGACCTGCGAGCCCCTGGCTCCGACCTCACGGCGCTCGCCCAGCAGGTCCGCGACGGCGGGGCGGCCTCGGGCGCGTGGCGGGCGGAGGCGCAGCGGCTCGAGCGGGCCGTCAAGGACCACGGACGGGGCGGCACCGGGATCGGACGCTCGAGCGGCGCGGACTCACCCAGCGCGGCACCCGGCCACGTGGTGCCCGCCCCCACCACCCTCGCCGACACCGTCGGGCTCGTCGCGGCGCTGGCCCACCCGGAGTGGATCGCCCGTCGACGCGGTCCCGCACCGACTCCCGGCGAGGAGGCGACCTACGCGACCGTCGGCGGCACCGGCCTGCACCTCCCCCGCGGAACGGCGCTCTCCTCCGCGGAGTGGCTCGCCGTCGCGGAGGTGGACCGCGCACCCGGGCGCTCCGACGCCCTCATCCGGGCCGCCGCGCCCGTCGACGAGGAGCTCGCGCTCGCCGTCGGCGCACCCTGGCTCGTCGAGGAGGAGCGCACCCGCTGGGAGGGCCGGCGCGTCCGCGCCGAGCGCGTGCGGGCGATCGGCGCCATCACGCTCACGGCCACGCCGATCAGCGCGCCGTCGCCGGAGACCATCGCGGCCGCCGTCGTCGACGCCTGCCGGAGGGACGGCCTGGACCTCCTCCCGTGGGACGGCGACGACCACCGCGCGCCCGGCGAGCTGCGCGCCCGCCTCGCGCTCCTCCATGACGCCCTCGGAGACCCTTGGCCGGCGATGGACGACGACGCGCTCTTGGCGCGCGCCGACGAGTGGCTCGCCCCCGCCGTCGAGGCCGCCGCCCACCGCTCCAAGCGCTTCGACCTGGCGCGGCTCGACCTGCTCTCCGCGCTGCGCGCACTGCTTCCGTGGCCGGAGGCGGGGCGCCTCGACGAGCTGGCGCCGGAGCGGGTCGAGGTGCCCTCGGGCTCGCACGTGCGCGTCGAGTACCTCGACGAGACGGGCGAGGGCTGGCGCCCGCTGGACCGGCCGGTGCTGGCGGTGCGCGTCCAGGAGTGCTTCGGCTGGGCGGACACGCCGCGCCTGGCCGACGGCCGCGTCCCCGTCCTCATCCACCTGCTCTCCCCGGCGCGGCGGCCCGTCGCGGTGACCGACGACCTGCGCTCCTTCTGGGCGGGGCCGTACCAGGACGTGCGCAAGGAGCTGCGCGGCCGGTACCCGAAGCACGCGTGGCCGGAGGACCCGTGGACGGCCCCGGCGATCCGCGGGACCAAGAAGCGCGGCTGA
- a CDS encoding helix-turn-helix transcriptional regulator has product MDNDVRTLREAKGLTQAQLGEALGVSRQSVNSIEKGKYDPSLPLAIAIARFFERPVEEIFHA; this is encoded by the coding sequence ATGGACAACGACGTCCGCACCCTGCGCGAGGCCAAGGGGCTCACGCAGGCGCAGCTCGGCGAGGCGCTCGGCGTCTCCCGCCAGAGCGTCAACTCCATCGAGAAGGGGAAGTACGACCCCTCCCTCCCCCTCGCCATCGCCATCGCGCGCTTCTTCGAGCGCCCCGTCGAGGAGATCTTCCATGCCTGA
- a CDS encoding glutamine amidotransferase, translated as MKPFLLLATRDDDGPADAEYEAFLLRTGLDERDLVRHRLEAEPMPEIDLDDWSGIMVGGSPFNTTTPQHEKSDVQLRVEAEFNALLDRVVAEDFPFLGACYGIGTLARHQGATIDDLYAEEVDAPEITLTPEGRADPLCEGMSSPFRAFVAHNDAISVPPPHAVILASSKDCPVQMLRIKRNLYATQFHPELDGEAFAHRQAFYADHGYFSPEELPQVQAWTRAQDVSQSWAVLRNFAGIYGRD; from the coding sequence ATGAAGCCCTTCCTCCTCCTGGCCACGCGCGACGACGACGGCCCCGCCGACGCCGAGTACGAGGCCTTCCTCCTGCGCACCGGCCTCGACGAGCGCGACCTCGTCCGCCACCGCCTCGAGGCCGAGCCCATGCCGGAGATCGACCTCGACGACTGGTCCGGGATCATGGTGGGCGGCTCCCCCTTCAACACGACCACCCCGCAGCACGAGAAGTCGGACGTGCAGCTCCGCGTCGAGGCGGAGTTCAACGCCCTGCTCGACCGCGTCGTCGCCGAGGACTTCCCCTTCCTCGGCGCCTGCTACGGCATCGGCACCCTCGCCCGCCACCAGGGCGCCACCATCGACGACCTCTACGCCGAGGAGGTCGACGCCCCCGAGATCACGCTGACCCCGGAGGGGCGCGCCGACCCGCTGTGCGAGGGCATGTCCTCGCCCTTCCGCGCCTTCGTCGCTCACAACGACGCCATCAGCGTCCCGCCGCCGCACGCCGTCATCCTCGCCTCCTCCAAGGACTGCCCGGTCCAGATGCTGCGCATCAAGCGGAACCTCTACGCGACGCAGTTCCACCCCGAGCTCGACGGCGAGGCCTTCGCCCACCGTCAGGCCTTCTACGCGGATCACGGCTACTTCTCGCCGGAGGAGCTGCCGCAGGTGCAGGCGTGGACGCGCGCGCAGGACGTCTCCCAGTCCTGGGCGGTGCTGCGCAACTTCGCCGGGATCTACGGGCGCGACTGA
- a CDS encoding SDR family oxidoreductase, with translation MSRIVIIGGHGKVALLLAPILRDAGHTVVSLIRDADQAPDIAAVGAEPLVVSVEDATQQDITAALMGADAVVWSAGAGGKGGPDRTDAVDRQAAIRSMAAAADAGVKRYVMVSWAGSYGDKPVPEDNGLYNYAMAKLDADKHLVGTDLDWTIVGPGTLTLDEPSGEIEVTREVGTAGAPTSRANVAQVIAAVLADDATIHRVIPFKDGSTPIAEAVHDVPEEYADLD, from the coding sequence ATGTCCCGCATCGTCATCATCGGCGGCCACGGCAAGGTCGCGCTCCTGCTCGCCCCGATCCTCCGCGACGCCGGCCACACGGTCGTCTCCCTCATCCGCGACGCCGACCAGGCCCCCGATATCGCCGCCGTCGGCGCCGAGCCCCTTGTCGTCTCCGTCGAGGACGCCACCCAGCAGGACATCACGGCCGCGCTCATGGGCGCCGACGCCGTCGTCTGGTCCGCCGGTGCGGGTGGCAAGGGCGGCCCGGACCGCACCGACGCCGTCGACCGCCAGGCGGCGATCCGCTCCATGGCCGCGGCCGCCGACGCCGGGGTCAAGCGCTACGTCATGGTCTCCTGGGCCGGCTCCTACGGCGACAAGCCCGTCCCCGAGGACAACGGCCTGTACAACTACGCGATGGCCAAGCTCGACGCCGACAAGCACCTCGTGGGCACGGACCTGGACTGGACGATCGTCGGCCCGGGCACCCTCACCCTGGACGAGCCCTCCGGCGAGATCGAGGTGACCCGCGAGGTCGGCACCGCCGGCGCCCCGACGTCGCGCGCCAACGTCGCCCAGGTCATCGCGGCCGTCCTCGCCGACGACGCCACGATCCACCGCGTCATCCCCTTCAAGGACGGCTCGACGCCGATCGCCGAGGCCGTCCACGACGTCCCCGAGGAGTACGCGGACCTCGACTGA
- a CDS encoding Sir2 family NAD-dependent protein deacetylase encodes MELDDAVEAVREVMAVRRTLAVTGAGISTDSGIPDYRGTGSTPTEPVDLERFVSDPLWYRWVWARNHATWRLLEGLAPTPGHRALARLEDAGLVTGVATQNVDRLHSLAGQRTVWELHGAYDRVVCLECERVVPRAEVDERLRAANPGYPVETDPRKVAITPEADRAAAESCVFEPPACESCGGMLKPDIVFFGESLPPAMDGAMEAAEDCDVVLVAGTSLAVLTGLWVVRQAMARGAQLVVVNRGRTAVDGIADVRVEGGTSEVLGPVADALLG; translated from the coding sequence ATGGAGCTCGACGACGCCGTCGAGGCGGTCCGGGAGGTCATGGCGGTGCGGCGCACGCTCGCCGTCACCGGCGCCGGGATCTCGACGGACTCCGGCATCCCCGACTACCGCGGCACCGGCTCGACTCCGACCGAGCCGGTCGACCTGGAGCGCTTCGTCTCCGACCCGCTCTGGTACCGGTGGGTGTGGGCCCGCAACCACGCGACCTGGCGCCTGCTCGAGGGCCTGGCGCCGACGCCCGGGCACCGCGCGCTCGCGCGCCTCGAGGACGCCGGGCTCGTCACCGGCGTCGCCACGCAGAACGTCGACCGTCTCCACTCGCTCGCCGGGCAGCGGACGGTGTGGGAGCTGCACGGCGCCTACGACCGCGTCGTCTGTCTCGAGTGCGAGCGCGTCGTCCCGCGCGCGGAGGTCGACGAGCGCCTGCGCGCCGCCAACCCCGGCTACCCCGTCGAGACGGACCCGCGGAAGGTCGCGATCACCCCGGAGGCCGACCGCGCCGCGGCGGAGTCCTGCGTCTTCGAGCCGCCCGCGTGCGAGTCCTGCGGCGGGATGCTCAAGCCGGACATCGTCTTCTTCGGCGAGTCCCTGCCGCCCGCGATGGACGGCGCCATGGAGGCCGCGGAGGACTGCGACGTCGTCCTCGTGGCCGGGACGAGCCTCGCGGTGCTCACCGGGCTGTGGGTGGTGCGCCAGGCGATGGCGCGCGGCGCGCAGCTCGTCGTCGTCAACCGCGGTCGCACCGCCGTCGACGGGATCGCGGACGTGCGCGTCGAGGGCGGCACGAGCGAGGTCCTCGGCCCCGTCGCCGACGCCCTGCTGGGCTGA
- a CDS encoding glutamine amidotransferase-related protein encodes MKPFIMVSTRPEIEAAENEYESFRAHGGLEPEQLTHVMLEEVDLADAFDPQAVSGVIIGGSPYNASTPFDAKTRTQVRVEEEVGELLATALKDGVPVLATGFGLEVLANHLGTATSTDFGEDLGAADLFVTEEGRRDPVLAGLPETFTVFVGHHEGAVAVPEHSVLLASSPDCPVQMLRVGERLYGTQFNPELDADHVTQRISAYLDAGYGDPGQLELVLSEARLSGGNVAGRIVRNFVERFAQD; translated from the coding sequence GTGAAGCCCTTCATCATGGTGTCGACCCGGCCCGAGATCGAGGCCGCGGAGAACGAGTACGAGTCCTTCCGCGCCCACGGCGGGCTGGAGCCCGAGCAGCTGACGCACGTCATGCTGGAGGAGGTCGACCTCGCGGACGCCTTCGACCCGCAGGCCGTCTCCGGCGTCATCATCGGCGGCAGCCCGTACAACGCCTCCACGCCCTTCGACGCCAAGACCCGCACCCAGGTGAGGGTCGAGGAGGAGGTCGGCGAGCTGCTCGCCACGGCCCTCAAGGACGGGGTGCCCGTCCTCGCGACCGGCTTCGGCCTCGAGGTCCTCGCGAACCACCTCGGCACGGCCACCTCGACCGACTTCGGCGAGGACCTCGGCGCGGCGGACCTCTTCGTCACCGAGGAGGGCCGCAGGGACCCGGTCCTGGCCGGGCTCCCCGAGACCTTCACGGTCTTCGTCGGGCACCATGAGGGCGCCGTCGCCGTCCCCGAGCACTCCGTGCTCCTCGCGAGCTCCCCGGACTGCCCCGTGCAGATGCTCCGCGTCGGCGAGCGCCTCTACGGCACGCAGTTCAACCCCGAGCTCGACGCCGACCACGTCACCCAGCGCATCTCCGCCTACCTCGACGCCGGCTACGGCGACCCCGGCCAGCTCGAGCTCGTGCTCAGCGAGGCGCGCCTGAGCGGCGGGAACGTCGCCGGGCGGATCGTCCGCAACTTCGTCGAGCGCTTCGCCCAGGACTGA
- a CDS encoding DUF4190 domain-containing protein, with product MSTTSGRPREGSGTPEPFPGTESLDPSLVFGRPGYNAPVPRTDPVAAVALVTALLSFIPGVGVIAAGTGAWALRRLRRSWDTGLTQAWTGVVVGSAATAAWLWAWWLISYATR from the coding sequence ATGAGCACGACGAGCGGACGGCCCCGCGAGGGCAGCGGCACCCCGGAGCCCTTCCCGGGCACCGAGAGCCTCGACCCCTCGCTCGTCTTCGGGCGCCCCGGCTACAACGCGCCCGTCCCGCGGACGGACCCGGTCGCCGCCGTCGCACTCGTCACAGCCCTGCTCTCCTTCATCCCGGGTGTCGGGGTGATCGCGGCCGGAACCGGCGCGTGGGCGCTGCGGCGGCTGCGGCGCTCGTGGGACACGGGACTGACGCAGGCGTGGACGGGCGTCGTCGTCGGGAGCGCGGCGACCGCCGCCTGGCTGTGGGCCTGGTGGCTCATCAGCTACGCGACCCGCTGA
- a CDS encoding uracil-xanthine permease family protein, whose product MPSTSPARLRGWRLHGDGKSIAPGEVVTPGERLTWPRTIGIGVQHVVAMFGATFLVPLLTGFEPSTTLFFTGLGTLLFIAITAGRLPSYLGSSFALIAPIGAVTGYVAGGGTAIDPHLASLAQGGVIFAGASLLVVGVIVHFAGAGWIDRLMPPIVTGAIVSLIGFNLAPSAWNNVKSAPVTALVTIISILLITVLFKGIIGRLAILIGVLIGYATACVRGEVDFSAISHAAWVGAPAFRAPAFDVSLLGLFVPVVLVLVAENIGHVKSVSAMTGENLDDVTGRALFSDGLSTMLAGAGGGSGTTTYAENIGVMAATRVYSTAAYVVAAVTALILSMLPKFGEVIATIPAGVLGGAATILYGMIGMLGVRIWVQNRVDFSDPVNLNTAAVAMVVAIADYTWHWGQMTFTGIALGSVAAIAIYHAMRWISRVRGTNLEEASPASAPAGTELEGPAYSRRARRSQEG is encoded by the coding sequence GTGCCCTCCACCTCTCCCGCACGCCTCCGCGGCTGGCGCCTCCACGGCGACGGGAAGTCGATCGCCCCCGGTGAGGTCGTCACCCCCGGCGAGCGCCTCACCTGGCCCCGCACCATCGGCATCGGCGTCCAGCACGTCGTCGCCATGTTCGGCGCGACCTTCCTCGTCCCGCTGCTCACCGGCTTCGAGCCCTCCACGACCCTCTTCTTCACGGGCCTGGGCACGCTCCTCTTCATCGCCATCACCGCGGGCCGCCTGCCCTCCTACCTCGGCAGCTCCTTCGCCCTCATCGCCCCCATCGGCGCGGTCACCGGCTACGTCGCCGGCGGCGGCACGGCCATCGACCCGCACCTGGCCTCGCTCGCGCAGGGCGGCGTCATCTTCGCGGGCGCCTCGCTGCTCGTCGTCGGCGTCATCGTCCACTTCGCCGGCGCGGGCTGGATCGACCGCCTCATGCCGCCCATCGTCACCGGCGCGATCGTCTCGCTCATCGGCTTCAACCTGGCGCCCTCGGCGTGGAACAACGTCAAGTCCGCGCCCGTGACGGCCCTCGTCACGATCATCTCGATCCTGCTCATCACGGTCCTGTTCAAGGGCATCATCGGGCGTCTCGCGATCCTCATCGGCGTCCTCATCGGCTACGCCACCGCCTGCGTGCGCGGCGAGGTCGACTTCTCCGCGATCAGCCACGCCGCCTGGGTCGGCGCCCCCGCCTTCCGCGCCCCGGCCTTCGACGTGAGCCTGCTCGGCCTCTTCGTGCCGGTGGTCCTCGTGCTCGTCGCCGAGAACATCGGGCACGTCAAGTCCGTCTCCGCGATGACCGGCGAGAACCTCGACGACGTCACCGGCCGGGCCCTCTTCTCCGACGGCCTGTCCACCATGCTCGCCGGCGCGGGCGGCGGGTCGGGCACGACCACCTACGCGGAGAACATCGGCGTCATGGCCGCGACCCGCGTCTACTCGACGGCCGCCTACGTCGTCGCCGCCGTCACCGCGCTCATCCTGTCGATGCTGCCGAAGTTCGGGGAGGTCATCGCGACGATCCCCGCGGGCGTCCTCGGCGGCGCGGCCACGATCCTCTACGGCATGATCGGCATGCTCGGCGTGCGCATCTGGGTGCAGAACCGCGTCGACTTCTCCGACCCGGTCAACCTCAACACGGCCGCCGTTGCCATGGTCGTCGCCATCGCCGACTACACGTGGCACTGGGGCCAGATGACCTTCACCGGCATCGCGCTGGGCTCCGTCGCCGCGATCGCGATCTACCACGCGATGCGCTGGATCTCCCGCGTGCGCGGCACGAACCTCGAGGAGGCCTCCCCGGCGTCGGCGCCTGCGGGCACCGAGCTCGAGGGGCCGGCCTACTCGCGTCGCGCCCGCCGCTCCCAGGAGGGCTGA
- a CDS encoding LytR C-terminal domain-containing protein, protein MTSPADSRDEYRRRLQHRQTTVIGGILAVMAILTIVCLAIWTGMVPAPYEPGFATAAPTATVEPQVCPPTDAKTVELSSVKANVYNGTDTTGLAGGVAGVLSDAGVQVTATADWPKGSYDGDVLIATSQAGLVNAYTLAQLFTGTVRVQLDSSVDAGDATVSVVLGGSYKQGILAEDEIAKLKAGTAIKSPVGCVAATASATAK, encoded by the coding sequence GTGACCTCCCCCGCAGACTCCCGCGACGAGTACCGCCGTCGGCTCCAGCACCGCCAGACGACGGTCATCGGCGGCATCCTCGCCGTCATGGCCATCCTGACGATCGTGTGCCTCGCGATCTGGACCGGTATGGTGCCCGCGCCCTACGAGCCCGGCTTCGCGACGGCCGCCCCCACGGCCACGGTCGAGCCGCAGGTCTGCCCGCCCACGGACGCGAAGACCGTCGAGCTGTCCAGCGTCAAGGCGAACGTCTACAACGGCACGGACACCACGGGCCTCGCGGGCGGCGTCGCCGGTGTCCTCTCCGACGCGGGCGTCCAGGTCACCGCGACCGCCGACTGGCCCAAGGGCTCCTACGACGGCGACGTCCTCATCGCCACCTCCCAGGCGGGCCTCGTCAACGCCTACACGCTCGCCCAGCTCTTCACGGGCACCGTCCGCGTCCAGCTCGACAGCTCGGTGGACGCCGGCGACGCCACCGTGAGCGTCGTCCTGGGCGGCTCCTACAAGCAGGGCATCCTCGCCGAGGACGAGATCGCCAAGCTCAAGGCCGGCACGGCCATCAAGTCCCCGGTCGGCTGCGTCGCCGCCACGGCGAGCGCCACCGCTAAGTGA
- a CDS encoding transcriptional regulator: MIFKAVGESAPYPEHGVVDQRAWSAVAPRQVRLNQLTTTRAVLDLRNLLDDDSTFYGDLFAHVVLWRGELYLETGLHRALRSALQGRTSIHARVLELDDDGRALLAPPPPPPAP, translated from the coding sequence GTGATCTTCAAGGCCGTCGGCGAGTCCGCCCCGTACCCCGAGCACGGGGTCGTGGACCAGCGCGCCTGGTCGGCCGTCGCACCTCGGCAGGTGCGGCTCAACCAGCTCACGACGACGCGAGCCGTCCTCGACCTGCGCAACCTCCTCGACGACGACTCCACCTTCTACGGGGACCTCTTCGCCCACGTCGTGCTGTGGCGCGGCGAGCTCTACCTCGAGACCGGGCTGCACCGCGCGCTGCGCTCGGCCCTCCAGGGCCGCACCTCCATCCACGCCCGCGTCCTCGAGCTCGACGACGACGGCCGCGCCCTCCTCGCGCCGCCGCCTCCCCCGCCGGCCCCCTGA
- a CDS encoding TetR family transcriptional regulator, with protein sequence MTSTDHATTEDAHRRRGPRPGRAHHGDDDSLSPTQEAILGAARSSFLAQGFARTTIRGVARAAGVDPALVSYYFGSKGDLFGASMNLRIRASEEISHLLEGDLRTAGPRLVHLSMTAWDDSAGGATFRALLRWIATDDGAPEAIQDYATQQLAEPIAAALGQQTGMTAEVARERATLAGSQLVGLAMVRYVFRLEPIASASIDRLVETVGPTIQHYLTGPLTQHR encoded by the coding sequence ATGACGAGCACGGACCACGCCACGACCGAGGACGCGCACCGGCGTCGGGGCCCCCGCCCCGGTCGCGCGCACCACGGCGACGACGACTCGCTCAGCCCCACCCAGGAGGCCATCCTCGGGGCCGCCCGGTCCTCCTTCCTCGCGCAGGGCTTCGCGCGCACGACGATCCGCGGCGTCGCCCGGGCGGCCGGTGTCGACCCCGCCCTCGTCTCCTACTACTTCGGTTCCAAGGGCGACCTCTTCGGCGCCTCCATGAACCTCCGCATCCGCGCCAGCGAGGAGATCTCCCACCTCCTCGAGGGCGACCTGCGCACCGCCGGCCCGCGCCTCGTGCACCTGTCGATGACGGCGTGGGACGACTCCGCGGGCGGCGCCACCTTCCGCGCGCTCCTGCGCTGGATCGCCACCGACGACGGCGCCCCGGAGGCCATCCAGGACTACGCGACCCAGCAGCTCGCCGAGCCCATCGCCGCCGCCCTCGGCCAACAGACCGGCATGACGGCGGAGGTGGCCCGCGAGCGCGCCACCCTGGCGGGCTCCCAGCTCGTCGGCCTGGCGATGGTCCGCTACGTCTTCCGGCTCGAGCCCATTGCCTCGGCGAGCATCGACCGTCTCGTCGAGACCGTCGGCCCCACCATCCAGCACTACCTCACGGGCCCCCTCACCCAGCACCGCTGA